In one Roseburia intestinalis L1-82 genomic region, the following are encoded:
- a CDS encoding phosphatase PAP2 family protein, with product MDVLLQLDGNILLWIQEHVRNAVLTPVMTFITHLGDAGWTWIALAIVFLLVKKMRRTGVLMTCSLLGSLIVNNLILKNLVARTRPYEAVDGLQRIIEAQRDLSFPSGHTGSSFAAAVVIFLTCPGKIGVPALILAFLIMFSRLYVGVHYPTDVLAGMITGTLIAVLVCRVYQKKHRKVLES from the coding sequence ATGGATGTTTTATTGCAGTTAGATGGGAATATTTTATTGTGGATCCAGGAGCATGTGAGGAATGCTGTTCTGACGCCGGTCATGACATTTATTACGCATTTAGGCGATGCGGGATGGACCTGGATTGCTCTTGCAATCGTATTTTTACTTGTAAAAAAGATGCGGAGAACAGGTGTGCTCATGACGTGTTCCCTGTTGGGATCTCTGATCGTTAATAATCTCATTTTAAAAAATCTGGTCGCCAGAACAAGGCCTTATGAGGCTGTGGATGGACTGCAGCGTATCATAGAAGCGCAGAGGGATCTTTCATTTCCATCCGGGCATACCGGCAGTTCTTTTGCAGCGGCTGTTGTGATCTTTCTGACATGCCCAGGGAAGATCGGGGTGCCGGCTTTGATCCTGGCATTTCTGATCATGTTTTCAAGACTTTATGTCGGAGTGCATTATCCGACGGACGTTCTTGCCGGAATGATCACGGGGACACTGATCGCAGTGCTGGTATGCAGGGTGTATCAGAAAAAACACAGAAAAGTTTTAGAATCATAA